Proteins encoded in a region of the Deltaproteobacteria bacterium genome:
- the kdsA gene encoding 3-deoxy-8-phosphooctulonate synthase, translating to MGKPLAIFCGPCVIESRDHLLRHAELITAEARKAKMPLVFKSSFDKANRTSAGSFRGVGMQEGLAILSEVRREFGVPVVTDVHDEQQVEEVAKVCDVLQIPAFLCRQTDLVMAAARTGKPLLIKKGQFLAPEDMQYVAEKAVVAGGADRVMLCERGTCFGYRDLVVDFRGLHVMRSLGYPVVFDATHSVQSMGGAGGSSSGKREYVPLLTRAAVAVGVDALFLECHENPDCAMSDGPNMIPISKLSSLLDVVTKLDEVRRFCSNE from the coding sequence ATGGGCAAACCGCTTGCTATTTTCTGCGGTCCCTGTGTTATTGAGTCGCGAGATCATCTCCTTAGACACGCAGAACTAATAACTGCTGAGGCGCGCAAGGCCAAGATGCCACTTGTGTTTAAATCCTCTTTTGACAAGGCCAATAGGACATCGGCGGGGAGTTTTCGCGGAGTTGGTATGCAGGAGGGTTTAGCAATTCTAAGTGAAGTTCGACGTGAGTTTGGAGTGCCGGTAGTTACGGACGTTCACGATGAGCAGCAAGTGGAGGAGGTTGCTAAAGTCTGTGACGTTTTGCAGATCCCAGCTTTTTTGTGTCGCCAAACTGATTTGGTAATGGCAGCAGCGCGAACCGGAAAACCGCTTTTAATTAAGAAGGGGCAGTTTTTGGCGCCCGAAGATATGCAATATGTTGCCGAGAAGGCAGTCGTTGCGGGTGGTGCCGATAGGGTCATGCTTTGTGAGAGAGGAACTTGTTTTGGCTACAGGGATCTAGTTGTGGATTTTAGAGGTTTACACGTCATGCGATCTTTAGGCTATCCAGTTGTATTTGATGCTACTCATTCCGTTCAGAGTATGGGCGGTGCTGGCGGTAGCTCGTCGGGCAAGCGCGAATATGTGCCCTTGTTAACAAGGGCTGCAGTGGCAGTTGGTGTGGATGCTTTGTTTTTAGAGTGCCATGAAAATCCCGATTGTGCGATGTCAGATGGGCCAAACATGATACCCATAAGCAAACTTTCTAGTTTGCTAGATGTGGTTACAAAGCTAGACGAAGTTAGGCGCTTTTGTTCTAACGAGTAG
- the lptC gene encoding LPS export ABC transporter periplasmic protein LptC has protein sequence MYLAKQVNQRHVQWLFLAMMAFYLSYLALSIILESRERKSLFSGGLFSNGASGSQVEQLAARDPVALHLKEFHRVEVRDGQPIWEVKAKDAKYYSVEGFLHVSDAKVIVYRPGGQTFEFHCKAGKLYVESNVLRRAEMEGEVALKLDTSLSIRTAMATYDVDTSIVTAPGLVNIDGATFMISGIGLNANMLTRVVALSKDVSSSFQHLESASSGQLKKSLGVLDKK, from the coding sequence GTGTACTTAGCAAAGCAAGTCAATCAGCGACATGTTCAGTGGCTTTTTTTAGCTATGATGGCGTTTTACTTGTCGTACTTAGCGTTGTCTATTATCCTCGAGTCGAGGGAGCGCAAGTCTTTGTTTAGTGGCGGACTGTTTAGCAATGGTGCGAGCGGTTCGCAAGTGGAGCAGTTAGCCGCAAGAGATCCGGTAGCGCTTCACCTTAAGGAGTTTCATCGCGTTGAGGTGCGCGATGGGCAACCGATATGGGAAGTAAAAGCCAAGGATGCTAAATATTATTCAGTAGAGGGATTTTTGCACGTAAGTGATGCCAAGGTAATTGTGTATAGACCGGGAGGGCAGACTTTTGAGTTTCATTGCAAAGCGGGCAAACTCTATGTGGAGTCAAATGTGTTAAGGCGCGCGGAAATGGAGGGTGAGGTAGCGTTAAAGCTAGACACATCGTTATCTATTAGGACTGCCATGGCAACTTATGATGTAGATACTAGCATTGTGACAGCGCCAGGGTTAGTCAATATAGATGGCGCAACTTTTATGATTAGTGGAATTGGCTTAAATGCGAACATGCTGACGCGCGTAGTAGCACTTAGTAAGGATGTAAGTTCGTCTTTCCAGCACCTAGAATCAGCTTCTAGCGGTCAGTTGAAAAAAAGTCTAGGCGTGTTGGATAAAAAGTAA